A window of Daucus carota subsp. sativus chromosome 2, DH1 v3.0, whole genome shotgun sequence genomic DNA:
AATACGAATGTCTCAGCTACAAATATTTCTGAAAGCAGAGAAAGTGAGAATCAGGCCGGTTTGGAAGATGTTAGTGGGAGTGAGCGTGACTTTGGGACTTGGTCTCGTGGTCAGATGGAGCCTCAAATCATTCGCAGGGATGACGATACTTCTAGTCGTGAAACATCTCCTGATTTTGGTGAAGTTGAGAGGGAGAGGGTCAGGCATATCGTTAGGGGATGGATGGAAAGTGGCATCAGTGATCCTTCACCAAATGTTGCTCAGAGGAGTGATAGTCCAAGAGCAGAATGGTTAGGCGAAACTGAACGGGAGAGGGTTAGGGTTGTGAGGGAGTGGGTGCAGATGACAAGTCAGCAGAGAGGAGCTCGCACTAATCGAAGGGAGGAACAAGTTGCAGTACCCAGTGCTCAAGTTGGGGGTTCTCGTGAAGGGTCAGTTACTGACCACGATGACAGCCAGCCTGAGCATATTCGGAGGGACATGTTAAGACTGCGTGGTAGGCAAGCTGTAATTGACTTGCTAGTGAGGATAGaaagagagagacagagggaaCTTCAGGGTTTGATGGAGCATCGGGCTGTTTCTGATTTTGCTCATCGCAGTCGCATACAGGTCAGCTGCTAAATTGTTTCTTGTCCAGtttcacaaatattttatttttccttCTGTGTTTTAAAAGAACAATCTTTTCTGTCTACTGGTGCCAGATCTACTTGATACTGATTTTAAAACCCTAGTCTGCTGGCACCATTTAATCCAATCTTTGTGTGTTTACATTCTACAAACAAGTGTGTACAGTTTGTATTAACCTATTTAAAATGTTAAGAagaaaaagatttttttataattcttgTTACTCTTGTCAATCGCTTTTCTGCGTGATGGGCGGTGTGAAATGATTTTCAAGGTTTATTTTATCGTTTGAGCAAAATGTACAATCATGATCGAGAAATATGCATGTTTCTACAGTCATTACTCAGAGGCAGATTCTTACGGAATGAAAGACCTATAGAGGATGAAATACGACCTTCAGTGGCTACAAGTGAATTAGTTCAGTTAAGGCAACGCCACACTGTGTCTGGTTTGAGGTAATGCGAATCTCTGTTGTTCTGTTGCTAGTTTAGTTTCTTTCAGTTAGGAGTCTGACAATAATTCCTAAGGTTGCTGACTTGCTTCATTTTACTTTTCTCTTTTGCTTTTAAGAGGTGTGAAAGCTGCCTAGCACCCTCGCACAAGACTTGCTAATTTAAGTAACTTATAGATCACAAAAAAATGAGAGATTTCAGGGCATGGAAGAGACGTGTGTGTTCATAtcttaaaatgtatttttaaagATGTGATCTTCGTATATCCAGCCACTAAAGCTGGATTGTTCTGTGAAAATTTGAAACATAATTAGTATAGTGAAGTTTctataaaaaaagaagaatattcTATTAATTGAAGGACTGGTCCAGTGGTACCGCATCAGTTTTTAATGACACATGAAATTATATCTTGTACAAGCTTTGGCAGAAATTCGAAAACAGAACAAAAATTATTACTTATTAGCATATGAAAgagtaattttattcaaattatatcCCGTGCTTTTGTAGCTCATTTTTGTTTTAGATCtacatatcaagtcatttgcgAAGTAAAGATGTAGGCTTCATGATGTACTAGATTTGAAGTTGAGGTGCACTTAGTACATAATATGTAACAAGTGCAGGGGCTGACATTAATTTCTATAACTATATGAGGTGGATAGAAAAATTTGTTAGGactaaaatatttgtatataatctatgtatatatgttgAAGATGGATATAGTTTTGTGCTTGCTGTAAAGATTCTAAGTGTGGCAGGAacgaatgaaaataaaaatatgtttccAGGGTTACATCATTTACAATACCTGTAGACAATGCAGCCTGTTTTGCAACTTCTAGTAGATATGTATATTCGAAAAATCAATGTTCTTTCTATTGTTGTTGGGGGTATTTCTTTAACATTCATTTTTCCCcttttaattgtttaaaaaGATCTGTATATTTAACATCTATGTTCTCTGTTAATTCTTGAAGAATCCTACCTAACCTGATCTTTTCATCTTGCAAGCAGAAACGGATTTCGCTCCAGATTAGAGAATATTGTCCGTGGTCAAGTAAGCAGCCATTCTGAACCCTTATCTAACAATAACAACACTGATTATGGAAGTGGTCAGACTCATTCAAACCCTCTACAGGAGGTTCAGCATGAAAACCATGAGCAGTTGCAGCTTGGGAGTCAGGAAAATGAGATCCATCAGCAATCTGAAAATTTGGAAGCTAACACAGTTGCCCCAAATGTAAATGAACAAGATGCTGCTAATCAAGGCGGTGATTGGCAAGAGCAGATTATTGAAGACGAGAGAGAAAACTGGCAACAAGCAACTTTAAATGAGCTTAATGGATGGGGAGTGGGACCTTCTGTTGATATGGATCAGAATTGGCAGGAAAATTCAGTTAATAGTTGGCCCCAAGAAACATCAAGAACTGATGGAGAAGCTGGTCATCCCCAAAGAACACGTGAAGTTTGGCATGAGGGTCCTGCTGCAAATTGGCCAGGAGGACAAACATCTAATCACCCAAGAATAAGGAGATCCGCTCCATTCAGAAGACCCAATAGATTTCATCCACCGGATGATGATAATGTGTATAGTATGGAACTTAGGGAACTCTTAAGCAGGTATGACACTCATACGGCCTGTTGAATTCTTTACTCTCTTGCTTTAACATGTTACCAATTAGAGTTATTAATGTCTGCAGGCGAAGTGTTTCTAATCTTCTTCGTAGTGGTTTTCGTGAGAGTTTGGACCAGTTAATCCAGTCATATGTTGAAAGGCAAGGCCGTGCTCCCATTGACTGGGATCTTCATAGAAACCTGCCTACTCCTGCTTCACAAGAGCAGGATCAGGATCAGCAGAGGGATGGGCAGAACGAGGGTCAACTTGGTGGTGCTGGTAGACCATCACTAGTACTTCCATCTCCTCCGGTGCCCCCACCACAGCCTATTTGGCACCATGATTTGCATCATTCTAATTGGCCCCGGCATAGCATGCATCGCTCTGAACTTGTAAGCTAACacccaatattaatatattttttcaaaaatttctctttgtatattttgaacatattaatatttatttagtttcaTTGCTACTACTTTTGATGATATATTATAAATGCATCTAAAAATATTACTTGGAACTTTTAAGATTGTTTAGAGCCAACAGTAGCTGTATGGTTGTCACCTAAATTGAGTTAATTTAGTTCTTCCTGATCTCCGGTTGTATTTATTTTCATCTCTTTTTTCTGGTGGcatttctttaaaaataatactacttAAAAGGATGACTTTCCCAAGTGTGTACATTGAAACATAAGCTCTaatttcttaattgtttacCAAAGTATCATGCTATGATTTGAATTTATAAACCTGACTGGTTAAGTATGAAACTACAGTCTTTAATGCATGCATGATGCATGTACTTTAAGAGGCTTTTGCTGTTGTTAAAATATCTTAAACTAAATACTGTGAGCAGCAAGCACCATTATACTGGGACCCAGGTCACGTACATTTTTCTGAGATCAGAATGAGCTGTTTACTCTGATTTTCCATTAACATTGAACTCATCAGTAACTCTAGCCAGAAGATTTAACTGTGAATCCTTTTTCTTGGCCTTCTTATTATTACCAAGTTTTaagtaatgtttttttttttttttttaagtattttgaGAAGGacaattttattttgataatttggCACAGGAATGGGAAATGATCAATGATCTAAGAACAGACATGGCAAGGCTTCAACAAGGAATGAGCCACATGCAGAGGATGGTAGAAGCTTGCATGGATATGCAACTGGAGTTGCAGCGTTCAGTCAGACAGGAAGTCTCTGCTGCTCTGAATCGATCAAATGGTGGACAAGGTCTTAGTGATAATATGTTTTACAATCTTTATGTCTGTAGGATATATGAGCTCTTGTTTGTTGGAGAAATTCAGATATTTAATCTTTATTTGTTTCTGTTTCttctcaaatttaattttagaaattatCTTGGATAAATGTGACCCATGATGAAAATAacatataaatgtattttacagGAGTAGTTGAAACTTCTGTTGATGGTTCTAAATGGGGTCATGTGCGTAAAGGAACTTGCTGTGTCTGTTGTGATAGCCAAATTGATTCATTACTGTACAGGTAACTATGCAATTAAATGTCTTCTGTCAGGAGGATAATGATCCGTCGTTAATCATCTTTAATTAATGTCTTCTTTGAAGCATTCAGTGAGTCGGGCTTGACTGTTGAACAAAGTATTATGCTTCATATGTATCCGCAGTTCTGCACAGTGCACAGTATATGCTTGTAGATAAGACTATACATAAGCATACTTAATTCTGTAGAAGAAACATTTCATATTCTGTATCAACATGAAAATGCAAGTCCACAGAAGTGAACATTATGAGTGTTGCTTGAGAAGATTTATCTACCAATctgcttataaatatatattagttttatcaTTTATGAGATGTATAGGAGGGAATTGGTCACATACATTTATCTATATAACTTGTATGTCTttttcttctctctctctctctttttttttttccatttaaTACTGTTGTTGatactctctctctttctctctctccagATGTGGCCACATGTGCACCTGTTCAAAGTGTGCAAACGAGTTGGTGCGTGGTGGAGGCAAGTGCCCATTGTGCCGGGCGCCAATTGTTGAGGTCATCCGAGCTTACTCCATACtgtgaatattttaattaataaaaaacacaTCTCGAAACTGATTAAGATGGGCAAGAAGAAATTTCAATCCCAATTTAGTCTTTAAGCTCCCTAGGTTTCATTTCTGTAGAGTATTCTTGTTTTTCCCCCATTTTCTTCAATTATATGTGGAATGCATTGCATCATGTAATtgaaataacaattggtatatTTATCCACGCGTAAATAAAATTCTATAAGAAAATTCTTTACTTGTAATGCTGCTATGTCTATTTTTACTttgatttcatatatatttaatatttattatcttcTCTTCCTTCCATCACTTTGTCAtcgattttgtatatatttagttTTGGTTGTCCTTCCCAGTTCCCAGACTTCTCACCCCTGCATGGTTACTTGGTCAGCCATGCATGATCTTCGATGATCAATTACCAAGACTAGaggttttttaaaaaagaatacTAATTGTACGATCGGCCAGGCATGTTCTTAGTTGATCAAATACTAAGATTAGAGGTTCCTTTAAAAAAATACTAAGATTACAATATTGGGTCTTTTCTTCTGTGTCATTTTACCTTTCCCACTTGTGGACTGTGGGTCTATGTGTAGAGCTGTAAGTCACctggctcgaactcgtttaagtaggctcgactcggctcgtttaattaaacgagtcggAAACGAGTCGAGCTCGGGCAAAGGTTCCGGCTCATTTAATTAAACGaaccggctcgactcgactcgtgataTTAAATGAGTCGAGTTCGGACAGGGATTTAGGCTTGATTGGTTAAACGAGTCGGCTCGGCTCGGTCAATTTACTTCGGCTCGAATTACTCCCGACTCGAAACTCGGCTCGCTCGGCCCGAATTACACCCCTAGCTATGTGTTTGATTTATTCTTTTCCCGGGAACAAAGAGAATTCATAGTAACAAAAAAAGCATACGAATTTATTTCATGcacgttttaaaattaaaaaaatggaaaaaatcAGGAAAAAAGTTGGCAagtcttttttattatttttgaattttctttgagAAAGGTTCGTTTTTATGaattatctttcaaaattttcagttaGATAAAGGCATGAATGAGTAAAACTAAAAAATCGctaataaattttagaaaattttgaaagaattaaaaaaaaaaaaaaaaaagcttgccATTTTATCGTTTTCCAATTCTTTTcagttttttgaattttttttcagattttttttgaatttttgattttattttattttattcagaattttcaaatattttaatattcttttgaATTTCCCGTTAAATAATCGACGGAACTGACGGAAAGTGATGCGTTTGGAAGTAAACTTGATGAtgggtttgaatttttttttaacatcaaaACTCAATTGCAAATTTTCGATGAGTACAGTGATCAATTAACTATTTTACCCTTACAATATTCTACTTACGAACATTTATGGTTTTTaaagtaataattatttataaaatacgCCTTTGCAAAATTATAGATTTTGTACTTTTTAAGTTACAGAACATGCATGATTTTGAGAGATCTCcaatgaaaaaatttataaaattttactctaTTTATCTATGCAGAATATGTACCTTATCGACATTAATATACTCTATGAAAATGGcttctataaaattttactcTACTTATCTTATGCATACCTTattaacattaatatattattttatatttatttgaatattatattgattttgtgatATTTAATCAAATTCTAAGTTCTTGAAGA
This region includes:
- the LOC108209531 gene encoding uncharacterized protein LOC108209531 isoform X1, which gives rise to MTDVTDVGEQMQQKPESTSNGCDDFECGFEDLMRGHLDDCMSFTSCSSPRNTEDEDNEGDQLVRRRRRSDLEGDDLAESSAARRRHSQILSRWAARQAQEMITTIERRNRESELMALAGLHTVSMLDSSFLRESQSPTSRRQGNVERPNTQASSILQMWRELEDAHALNRARVRVRERQRLRQRRSVESNTNVSATNISESRESENQAGLEDVSGSERDFGTWSRGQMEPQIIRRDDDTSSRETSPDFGEVERERVRHIVRGWMESGISDPSPNVAQRSDSPRAEWLGETERERVRVVREWVQMTSQQRGARTNRREEQVAVPSAQVGGSREGSVTDHDDSQPEHIRRDMLRLRGRQAVIDLLVRIERERQRELQGLMEHRAVSDFAHRSRIQSLLRGRFLRNERPIEDEIRPSVATSELVQLRQRHTVSGLRNGFRSRLENIVRGQVSSHSEPLSNNNNTDYGSGQTHSNPLQEVQHENHEQLQLGSQENEIHQQSENLEANTVAPNVNEQDAANQGGDWQEQIIEDERENWQQATLNELNGWGVGPSVDMDQNWQENSVNSWPQETSRTDGEAGHPQRTREVWHEGPAANWPGGQTSNHPRIRRSAPFRRPNRFHPPDDDNVYSMELRELLSRRSVSNLLRSGFRESLDQLIQSYVERQGRAPIDWDLHRNLPTPASQEQDQDQQRDGQNEGQLGGAGRPSLVLPSPPVPPPQPIWHHDLHHSNWPRHSMHRSELEWEMINDLRTDMARLQQGMSHMQRMVEACMDMQLELQRSVRQEVSAALNRSNGGQGVVETSVDGSKWGHVRKGTCCVCCDSQIDSLLYRCGHMCTCSKCANELVRGGGKCPLCRAPIVEVIRAYSIL
- the LOC108209531 gene encoding uncharacterized protein LOC108209531 isoform X2; this translates as MTDVTDVGEQMQQKPESTSNGCDDFECGFEDLMRGHLDDCMSFTSCSSPRNTEDEDNEGDQLVRRRRRSDLEGDDLAESSAARRRHSQILSRWAARQAQEMITTIERRNRESELMALAGLHTVSMLDSSFLRESQSPTSRRQGNVERPNTQASSILQMWRELEDAHALNRARVRVRERQRLRQRRSVESNTNVSATNISESRESENQAGLEDVSGSERDFGTWSRGQMEPQIIRRDDDTSSRETSPDFGEVERERVRHIVRGWMESGISDPSPNVAQRSDSPRAEWLGETERERVRVVREWVQMTSQQRGARTNRREEQVAVPSAQVGGSREGSVTDHDDSQPEHIRRDMLRLRGRQAVIDLLVRIERERQRELQGLMEHRAVSDFAHRSRIQSLLRGRFLRNERPIEDEIRPSVATSELVQLRQRHTVSGLRNGFRSRLENIVRGQEVQHENHEQLQLGSQENEIHQQSENLEANTVAPNVNEQDAANQGGDWQEQIIEDERENWQQATLNELNGWGVGPSVDMDQNWQENSVNSWPQETSRTDGEAGHPQRTREVWHEGPAANWPGGQTSNHPRIRRSAPFRRPNRFHPPDDDNVYSMELRELLSRRSVSNLLRSGFRESLDQLIQSYVERQGRAPIDWDLHRNLPTPASQEQDQDQQRDGQNEGQLGGAGRPSLVLPSPPVPPPQPIWHHDLHHSNWPRHSMHRSELEWEMINDLRTDMARLQQGMSHMQRMVEACMDMQLELQRSVRQEVSAALNRSNGGQGVVETSVDGSKWGHVRKGTCCVCCDSQIDSLLYRCGHMCTCSKCANELVRGGGKCPLCRAPIVEVIRAYSIL